A single window of Jaculus jaculus isolate mJacJac1 chromosome 22, mJacJac1.mat.Y.cur, whole genome shotgun sequence DNA harbors:
- the LOC105944480 gene encoding ubiquitin-conjugating enzyme E2 D2-like, with the protein MALKRIHKEWNNLARDPPAQCSAGPAGDDLFPWQAPIMGPNDSPYPGGVFFLTIHFPTDYPFKPPKVAFTTRIYHPNINRSGSVCLDILRSQWSPALTISEVLLSICSLLCDPNPDDPLVPEIARI; encoded by the coding sequence ATGGCCCTGAAGAGAATCCACAAGGAATGGAACAACCTGGCACGGGATCCCCCAGCACAGTGCTCAGCAGGTCCTGCTGGAGATGATCTGTTTCCTTGGCAAGCTCCAATAATGGGGCCAAATGACAGTCCCTACCCGGGTGGAGTATTTTTCTTGACAATTCATTTCCCAACAGATTACCCCTTCAAACCACCTAAGGTTGCATTTACAACAAGAATCTATCATCCAAATATTAACCGTAGTGGCAGCGTTTGTCTTGATATTCTACGATCACAGTGGTCTCCAGCACTAACTATTTCAGAAGTACTTTTATCCATCTGTTCTCTGTTGTGTGATCCCAATCCAGATGATCCTTTAGTGCCTGAGATTGCTCGGATCTAA